GGGCGGCAAAAATGGCTTAATAAGCATGACTGGTGAGGTGAAAATAAAGGCTCACTTCAAGTAGGACCTAATCACCTGCAGGATGGCCTCCGCTTCCTGCTGGCGTGCGCTAAGACTTTCTTCTTCCACCAGATGGTCCACCAGGTGGCCTTCGATTACGGCGCCCATCAGGCCGTTAACGGCGCCGCGAATGGCGGCGATTTGCTGCAAGATGGCGGCGCAGTCCTGTTCTTGGGCCAGCAGTTTTTCCAACGCGCTGGCTTGTCCCTGGATCCGTTTTACCCGTGCCAGCAGCTTGGCTTTGTCCTTGACGGTATGCATCGCTTTTACCTCGCACTCATATACTGGGGGGTAGTATTTTTATACTCGGGGGGAGTATCATCTTGGCCACATTATAAGGCGCATCGGAAAACGGATGGAAACCTTCTCTACCTTGTTGGCCCAAGGCAATGCCTGGCTGTTTATTCCCAGTGCCATTTTGCTGGGCGCCCTGCACGGCCTGGAGCCAGGCCACTCCAAGACCATGATGGCGGCCTTTATCGTGGCCATTCGGGGCACCTTGACCCAAGCGGTACTGCTGGGGCTGGCGGCTACTGTTTCCCATACCCTGGTGGTTTGGGCGGTGGCCATGACCGGGCTTTATTTTGGCAGCCACTGGAATGCCGAGCAGACCGAGCCTTACTTCCAGCTCGCCTCGGGGGGCATTATCGTGGTGGTGGCGTTGTGGATGTTCTGGCGTACCTGGCGCCCGCACCACCATCATCATCATGACCATGACCATGACCATGACCATGACCATGACCATGACCACAGCCACAGCCACAGCCATGCCCACCCTCATGGCGCGGCGCTGATCCTTGGCGACGGTGAATATCAAGACGCCCACGAGCGGGCCCACGGCGAAGACATTCGCCGCCGTTTTAGTAACCGGGAGGTCACCACCGGGCAGATAGTGCTGTTTGGCCTGACCGGCGGCCTTATTCCCTGCCCGGCCTCGATCACGGTGTTGCTGCTGTGCCTGCAACTGAAGAAGGTGGCACTGGGCGCGACCTTGGTGCTGAGTTTCAGCGTTGGCCTGGCATTAACGCTGGTGGCCTCTGGCGCCCTAGCGGCC
This genomic interval from Gallaecimonas pentaromativorans contains the following:
- a CDS encoding metal/formaldehyde-sensitive transcriptional repressor, giving the protein MHTVKDKAKLLARVKRIQGQASALEKLLAQEQDCAAILQQIAAIRGAVNGLMGAVIEGHLVDHLVEEESLSARQQEAEAILQVIRSYLK
- a CDS encoding nickel/cobalt efflux transporter — protein: METFSTLLAQGNAWLFIPSAILLGALHGLEPGHSKTMMAAFIVAIRGTLTQAVLLGLAATVSHTLVVWAVAMTGLYFGSHWNAEQTEPYFQLASGGIIVVVALWMFWRTWRPHHHHHHDHDHDHDHDHDHDHSHSHSHAHPHGAALILGDGEYQDAHERAHGEDIRRRFSNREVTTGQIVLFGLTGGLIPCPASITVLLLCLQLKKVALGATLVLSFSVGLALTLVASGALAALGVRHASKRFAGFGEFARKAPYCSSLLIGMVGLYLGYQGLAGLMHG